In Sphaeramia orbicularis chromosome 10, fSphaOr1.1, whole genome shotgun sequence, the following proteins share a genomic window:
- the LOC115426731 gene encoding protocadherin gamma-C5-like isoform X10, with product MCFTEPAMTKRMGYRDWRWQSLWWYHFFLLWSTIHGQTRYSIPEELKRGSVVGNLAKDLGLGLSEIFDRKLRVASETGEQYFSVDAGKGELVVNDRIDREALCGQSPSCVLPLQVVIEDPLQLHRIEVEIRDINDNSPTFLSNVSLLKIPELVLVGSRFALESAVDPDIGSNSLKSYTLSKNECFSLKTKEIEGGKTVPELVIEKPLDREKKAVHKLLLTALDGGNPVRSGTSQITINVLDANDNFPVFEKNNYKVALDEKSKPGAVIIKPKATDADEGLNGEIEFSFGSRTPDSVFTMFDINPLSGEITLKGELDYETTKSYDIDVTAKDKGSPEMEGHCVVHIDIIDVNDNAPDIVLTSQPKPVREDAPSGTVVALISARDLDSGDNGKVTLQLTKSTPFTLKPSFSNNYALVTNGALDRESISQYNIEVTATDAGSPPLSSKKNIPVSITDVNDNPPVFTQPSYNVYLKENGVAGSILFSVSASDLDFGENAKISYSILDSKVQDVSVSSYVYINSDNGSIYSMLSFDYEKLKVFQIQVQAKDQGSPSLSTNATVHVFILDQNDNAPAVIYPSSAALGSLSHQRMPRSAKAGHLVTKVTAVDADSGHNAWISYKLAEATDASLFTVNLYTGEVRTKRAVSEQDDSSQRLLIEIKDDGEPVQSATVTVSILMEDALHEPILDIRHKVTEPSKKTGRITLYLILSLASVSVLSLVTFLILAVKCIRNSRSSGSCCMRRTDCDDYKNPNRNLQIQLNTDGPIKYVEVLGGDMLSQSQSFRSCMSPMSEYSDFTLIKPSSTTDFKEVISVLDASLPDSTWTFESQQQKPPNNDWRFTQGQRPGPSGATGGPEVAMGTGPWPQPPTEAEQLQALMAAANEVSEATATLGPGTMGLSTRYSPQFTLQHVPDYRQNVYIPGSTATLTSNPQQQQATAQQATQQALPPPQATGQPEPPKAAQTPASKKKSTKKEKK from the exons ATGTGTTTTACAGAACCGGCGATGACAAAGAGAATGGGATATCGAGACTGGAGATGGCAGTCGCTTTGGTGGTATCATTTCTTTCTCTTGTGGAGTACAATACACGGACAGACTCGTTACAGCATCCCAGAGGAACTAAAACGGGGCTCTGTAGTGGGAAATCTGGCCAAAGATCTGGGTCTGGGGTTGTCTGAGATTTTTGACCGTAAACTGCGGGTTGCTTCTGAGACTGGTGAGCAGTATTTCAGTGTGGATGCAGGAAAGGGTGAGCTGGTGGTGAACGACAGAATAGACAGAGAGGCTTTATGTGGACAAAGCCCCAGCTGCGTTCTTCCTCTGCAAGTGGTTATTGAGGATCCTCTACAGTTACACCGGATAGAGGTGGAAATACGGGATATTAACGACAATTCCCCAACTTTCCTTTCAAATGTTTCACTATTAAAAATACCCGAATTAGTTTTAGTTGGTTCTCGTTTTGCTTTAGAGAGTGCAGTTGATCCCGATATTGGCAGCAATTCACTCAAGTCATATACACTTAGCAAAAATGAGTGTTTTTCCCTTAAAACGAAAGAAATAGAGGGTGGTAAGACTGTCCCGGAACTCGTTATAGAAAAACCTCTTGATCGAGAAAAAAAGGCTGTTCACAAATTATTACTAACAGCATTAGATGGCGGTAATCCTGTAAGATCAGGCACATCTCAAATAACCATAAATGTGCTGGATGCAAACGATAATTTTCctgtttttgaaaaaaataattacaaagttGCACTGGATGAAAAAAGTAAACCTGGGGCTGTTATAATCAAACCTAAAGCAACAGATGCAGATGAAGGTTTAAATGGTGAAATTGAATTTTCATTTGGTTCACGGACACCTGACTCTGTATTTACCATGTTCGACATTAATCCTTTATCTGGTGAAATTACCCTAAAAGGAGAGTTGGACTACGAGACGACCAAGTCATATGACATCGATGTAACTGCTAAAGATAAGGGTAGTCCTGAGATGGAGGGACACTGTGTTGTGCATATTGATATAATTGATGTAAATGACAATGCCCCAGATATTGTTCTTACTTCTCAACCAAAACCAGTGCGTGAAGACGCGCCAAGTGGCACCGTAGTGGCTTTAATCAGTGCGCGAGACCTTGACTCTGGTGACAATGGTAAAGTCACTTTACAACTCACTAAGAGCACTCCTTTTACTCTGAAACCATCATTTTCTAATAATTACGCCCTTGTTACTAATGGTGCTTTGGACAGAGAGAGCATTTCACAGTACAATATAGAAGTAACAGCGACGGATGCAGGTTCCCCTCCTCTGTCCAGTAAAAAGAATATACCTGTGAGCATCACTGATGTGAATGATAACCCACCTGTATTCACTCAGCCCTCCTATAATGTCTATTTAAAAGAGAATGGTGTAGCAGGTTCTATATTATTTTCAGTTTCAGCATCTGATCTGGATTTTGGTGAAAACGCTAAAATCTCTTATTCTATCCTGGACTCTAAAGTGCAGGACgtgtcagtttcatcttatgTTTACATTAACTCAGATAACGGTAGCATCTACAGCATGCTCTCCTTTGACTATGAGAAACTCAAGGTGTTTCAGATTCAGGTCCAGGCAAAGGATCAGGGTTCTCCGTCTCTCAGCACCAACGCCACTGTCCATGTTTTCATCCTGGACCAGAACGATAATGCCCCCGCTGTTATTTACCCCTCCTCCGCTGCCCTGGGCTCCCTCTCTCATCAGAGGATGCCCCGCTCCGCTAAAGCGGGTCACCTGGTCACTAAGGTGACGGCTGTGGACGCGGACTCGGGCCATAACGCCTGGATCTCCTACAAACTGGCGGAGGCCACAGACGCCTCTCTGTTCACTGTCAATCTGTACACAGGGGAGGTGAGGACTAAACGCGCTGTGTCCGAGCAGGACGACTCCTCTCAGAGGCTGCTTATAGAGATCAAGGACGATGGGGAACCGGTCCAGTCCGCCACCGTCACCGTGTCCATCCTGATGGAGGACGCTCTCCATGAGCCCATCTTGGACATCAGACACAAAGTCACTGAGCCCAGCAAGAAAACTGGGAGAATCACCCTTTATTTGATTCTGTCTCTGGCCTCAGTGTCCGTGCTGTCTCTGGTGACTTTTCTCATCTTAGCGGTGAAATGTATCAGAAACAGCAGAAGCAGCGGTAGTTGCTGCATGAGACGGACCGACTGTGATGATTACAAGAACCCCAACAGGAACCTGCAGATTCAGCTCAACACTGATGGACCTATAAAGTATGTGGAGGTCCTGGGAGGAGACATGTTGTCTCAGAGTCAGTCGTTCAGGTCCTGTATGTCTCCGATGTCAGAGTACAGTGATTTCACTCTGATCAAACCCAGCAGCACCACTGACTTTAAGGAAGTGATCAGTGTCCTGGATGCGTCTTTACCCGACAGCACCTGGACCTTTGAGAGTCAACAG CAAAAGCCCCCCAACAATGACTGGCGCTTCACACAGGGACAGAGACCCGGACCCAGTGG GGCAACCGGAGGACCTGAGGTTGCCATGGGAACTGGCCCCTGGCCCCAGCCCCCTACTGAAGCTGAGCAGCTCCAGGCCCTGATGGCTGCAGCGAACG
- the LOC115426731 gene encoding protocadherin gamma-C5-like isoform X13 produces MDSRQRKRSGGQRQLLRLCLSLAFLCCASAQLSYSVSEELNPGSIVGNIAKDLGLTTERIVQRNLRMVSESSTQYFEVKQATGDLVIKQKIDREQLCELSSTCSLHLQVLLENPLDIQRVVVDILDVNDNAPHFTTRNISLEISEAAAPGTRFRLESAHDPDVGTNSLRTYHLAANDLFILNVESKSDGSKFPELVVDKPLDRETQASFRLLLTAVDGGQPEKSGSTLLLIKILDVNDNAPVFDEPVKKVKLLENVALGTLVTKLNASDADSGHNGEISFHFSKYTQDRVLKLFSVDSKSGEIRVKGDVDYEKATAYHITVQARDGGSPAMEGSCNVIVDIMDVNDNPPEVTLTKLTSPIGEDSAPETVIALISARDLDSGRNGEVTLSVQSGLPFKLNSAFGMHYSLTTARVLDRETTPEYTVVIKATDAGSPPLSSQITFVVKLSDVNDNSPVFSQPSYSVDIPENNAPSAPITSVSATDPDLGENAHISYSILPSMVQGSPISSYVYINPESGHIYSMRSLDHEQLNAFRIEVQARDAGVPPRTANVTVHVFVVDVNDNAPMVVHPSYPKEKGLQLSVPPSAGPGYLINKLVAVDADSGHNAWLFYSIAPGPHVGMFRIGAHSGDLRTAHKWAEEEAGSTYDIMIIIQDNGDPPKSCTVNVTVTVDEKAPPNNVPVNTRHKPSLPRTGMPDITLYLIISLACVSGVSFITFVVLMVRCLRHRGPGMGGSDCCCYGQHRSSRYHQRPSKDLHLQLNTDGPIRYMEVVGGPQEPHTRTYRPCYSTLSSRSDFVFMKTPMLSHNNTLNMTLSRKHLMNSASEQKPPNNDWRFTQGQRPGPSGATGGPEVAMGTGPWPQPPTEAEQLQALMAAANVSEATATLGPGTMGLSTRYSPQFTLQHVPDYRQNVYIPGSTATLTSNPQQQQATAQQATQQALPPPQATGQPEPPKAAQTPASKKKSTKKEKK; encoded by the exons ATGGACTCCAGACAGAGGAAGCGCTCTGGAGGACAGAGGCAGCTGCTGAGGCTCTGCCTCTCTCTGGCTTTCCTCTGCTGCGCGTCCGCTCAGCTCAGCTATTCCGTATCAGAGGAACTCAATCCGGGATCTATCGTTGGGAATATAGCGAAAGATTTGGGTCTTACTACCGAGCGGATTGTTCAGAGAAATTTGCGGATGGTTTCGGAGTCTTCAACACAGTATTTTGAGGTAAAGCAAGCGACGGGCGATTTAGTAATTAAACAGAAAATTGACAGGGAGCAACTGTGTGAATTAAGCTCCACATGTTCCCTCCACCTTCAAGTACTTTTGGAAAATCCTTTAGACATTCAACGCGTGGTGGTGGACATTCTGGATGTGAATGACAATGCACCGCACTTTACGACAAGAAACATTTCTTTGGAAATATCCGAGGCGGCTGCCCCGGGCACGAGGTTCCGTTTGGAGAGCGCGCACGATCCGGACGTGGGTACCAACTCTTTACGCACTTACCACCTTGCAGCaaatgacttatttattttaaatgtggAATCTAAAAGTGACGGAAGCAAGTTTCCAGAGCTCGTAGTGGATAAACCTTTGGACAGAGAGACGCAGGCCTCCTTTCGCCTGTTGCTCACCGCTGTAGATGGGGGCCAGCCGGAGAAATCTGGCTCTACACTCTTGCTTATTAAAATTCTGGATGTGAATGACAATGCGCCCGTCTTTGATGAGCCAGTAAAGAAAGTAAAACTTTTAGAAAATGTTGCATTGGGCACTTTAGTAACTAAACTGAATGCTTCTGACGCAGATTCGGGCCATAATGGAGAGATATCCtttcattttagtaaatacacacAGGACCGTGTTCTTAAACTTTTCAGTGTGGATTCTAAAAGTGGGGAAATCCGTGTGAAAGGAGATGTGGATTATGAGAAAGCCACTGCTTATCACATCACAGTACAGGCCAGAGATGGCGGGTCTCCCGCTATGGAAGGTTCCTGTAACGTCATAGTGGACATCATGGATGTAAACGACAACCCACCAGAGGTGACACTGACTAAACTGACCAGTCCCATTGGAGAGGATTCAGCCCCAGAGACTGTGATAGCCCTCATCAGTGCTCGGGACCTGGACTCTGGCAGGAATGGAGAGGTTACATTAAGTGTCCAGTCAGGTTTGCCATTTAAGCTGAATTCTGCCTTCGGTATGCATTACAGCCTCACTACTGCCAGAGTCCTGGACCGTGAGACCACCCCAGAGTACACAGTGGTCATTAAGGCCACTGATGCTGGTTCCCCTCCCCTGTCATCACAAATCACCTTTGTGGTTAAGCTTTCTGATGTAAATGACAACTCCCCTGTCTTCTCTCAGCCTTCATACTCTGTGGACATTCCAGAAAACAATGCTCCCAGTGCCCCCATCACTTCTGTTTCAGCCACTGACCCAGACCTAGGAGAAAATGCTCACATCTCTTATTCCATCCTTCCAAGCATGGTTCAAGGCTCACCAATCTCTTCTTATGTCTACATTAACCCTGAAAGTGGACACATCTATAGCATGCGTTCTCTGGACCATGAACAGCTGAATGCTTTCCGTATTGAGGTGCAGGCTCGGGATGCTGGGGTGCCCCCACGGACAGCCAATGTcactgtgcatgtgtttgtggtgGATGTGAATGATAATGCACCGATGGTTGTACACCCCTCTTACCCAAAAGAAAAAGGCTTACAGCTCAGTGTGCCCCCATCTGCTGGTCCAGGGTATCTCATAAATAAACTTGTGGCTGTAGATGCAGACAGTGGGCACAATGCATGGCTGTTTTACTCAATTGCCCCTGGACCACACGTGGGCATGTTTCGTATTGGTGCCCACAGTGGTGATCTGCGTACAGCCCATAAGTGGGCTGAGGAGGAGGCAGGGTCAACTTATGACATTATGATCATTATCCAGGACAATGGTGACCCTCCAAAGTCCTGTACTGTAAATGTCACAGTAACTGTGGATGAGAAGGCCCCACCCAACAATGTTCCAGTTAACACCCGACACAAACCCTCTCTTCCCCGTACTGGAATGCCAGATATCACTTTGTACCTCATCATCTCTCTAGCCTGTGTGTCAGGTGTGTCCTTTATCACCTTTGTTGTCCTAATGGTACGTTGTCTAAGGCATCGTGGACCAGGGATGGGCGGCTCTGACTGCTGCTGCTATGGTCAACACAGATCCAGCCGATACCATCAGAGACCCAGCAAGGACCTACACTTGCAACTAAATACTGATGGACCCATCCGCTATATGGAGGTGGTTGGAGGCCCTCAAGAGCCTCACACACGCACCTACAGACCATGTTATTCCACCCTATCCAGCAGAAGTGACTTTGTATTTATGAAGACGCCCATGCTGAGTCATAACAACACTCTCAACATGACACTCAGCAGGAAGCACCTTATGAACTCAGCCAGTGAG CAAAAGCCCCCCAACAATGACTGGCGCTTCACACAGGGACAGAGACCCGGACCCAGTGG GGCAACCGGAGGACCTGAGGTTGCCATGGGAACTGGCCCCTGGCCCCAGCCCCCTACTGAAGCTGAGCAGCTCCAGGCCCTGATGGCTGCAGCGAACG
- the LOC115426731 gene encoding protocadherin gamma-C5-like isoform X2, which translates to MCFTEPAMTKRMGYRDWRWQSLWWYHFFLLWSTIHGQTRYSIPEELKRGSVVGNLAKDLGLGLSEIFDRKLRVASETGEQYFSVDAGKGELVVNDRIDREALCGQSPSCVLPLQVVIEDPLQLHRIEVEIRDINDNSPTFLSNVSLLKIPELVLVGSRFALESAVDPDIGSNSLKSYTLSKNECFSLKTKEIEGGKTVPELVIEKPLDREKKAVHKLLLTALDGGNPVRSGTSQITINVLDANDNFPVFEKNNYKVALDEKSKPGAVIIKPKATDADEGLNGEIEFSFGSRTPDSVFTMFDINPLSGEITLKGELDYETTKSYDIDVTAKDKGSPEMEGHCVVHIDIIDVNDNAPDIVLTSQPKPVREDAPSGTVVALISARDLDSGDNGKVTLQLTKSTPFTLKPSFSNNYALVTNGALDRESISQYNIEVTATDAGSPPLSSKKNIPVSITDVNDNPPVFTQPSYNVYLKENGVAGSILFSVSASDLDFGENAKISYSILDSKVQDVSVSSYVYINSDNGSIYSMLSFDYEKLKVFQIQVQAKDQGSPSLSTNATVHVFILDQNDNAPAVIYPSSAALGSLSHQRMPRSAKAGHLVTKVTAVDADSGHNAWISYKLAEATDASLFTVNLYTGEVRTKRAVSEQDDSSQRLLIEIKDDGEPVQSATVTVSILMEDALHEPILDIRHKVTEPSKKTGRITLYLILSLASVSVLSLVTFLILAVKCIRNSRSSGSCCMRRTDCDDYKNPNRNLQIQLNTDGPIKYVEVLGGDMLSQSQSFRSCMSPMSEYSDFTLIKPSSTTDFKEVISVLDASLPDSTWTFESQQQKPPNNDWRFTQGQRPGPSGPHMPYGTHIRWTPKSGTRATGGPEVAMGTGPWPQPPTEAEQLQALMAAANVSEATATLGPGTMGLSTRYSPQFTLQHVPDYRQNVYIPGSTATLTSNPQQQQATAQQATQQALPPPQATGQPEPPKAAQTPASKKKSTKKEKK; encoded by the exons ATGTGTTTTACAGAACCGGCGATGACAAAGAGAATGGGATATCGAGACTGGAGATGGCAGTCGCTTTGGTGGTATCATTTCTTTCTCTTGTGGAGTACAATACACGGACAGACTCGTTACAGCATCCCAGAGGAACTAAAACGGGGCTCTGTAGTGGGAAATCTGGCCAAAGATCTGGGTCTGGGGTTGTCTGAGATTTTTGACCGTAAACTGCGGGTTGCTTCTGAGACTGGTGAGCAGTATTTCAGTGTGGATGCAGGAAAGGGTGAGCTGGTGGTGAACGACAGAATAGACAGAGAGGCTTTATGTGGACAAAGCCCCAGCTGCGTTCTTCCTCTGCAAGTGGTTATTGAGGATCCTCTACAGTTACACCGGATAGAGGTGGAAATACGGGATATTAACGACAATTCCCCAACTTTCCTTTCAAATGTTTCACTATTAAAAATACCCGAATTAGTTTTAGTTGGTTCTCGTTTTGCTTTAGAGAGTGCAGTTGATCCCGATATTGGCAGCAATTCACTCAAGTCATATACACTTAGCAAAAATGAGTGTTTTTCCCTTAAAACGAAAGAAATAGAGGGTGGTAAGACTGTCCCGGAACTCGTTATAGAAAAACCTCTTGATCGAGAAAAAAAGGCTGTTCACAAATTATTACTAACAGCATTAGATGGCGGTAATCCTGTAAGATCAGGCACATCTCAAATAACCATAAATGTGCTGGATGCAAACGATAATTTTCctgtttttgaaaaaaataattacaaagttGCACTGGATGAAAAAAGTAAACCTGGGGCTGTTATAATCAAACCTAAAGCAACAGATGCAGATGAAGGTTTAAATGGTGAAATTGAATTTTCATTTGGTTCACGGACACCTGACTCTGTATTTACCATGTTCGACATTAATCCTTTATCTGGTGAAATTACCCTAAAAGGAGAGTTGGACTACGAGACGACCAAGTCATATGACATCGATGTAACTGCTAAAGATAAGGGTAGTCCTGAGATGGAGGGACACTGTGTTGTGCATATTGATATAATTGATGTAAATGACAATGCCCCAGATATTGTTCTTACTTCTCAACCAAAACCAGTGCGTGAAGACGCGCCAAGTGGCACCGTAGTGGCTTTAATCAGTGCGCGAGACCTTGACTCTGGTGACAATGGTAAAGTCACTTTACAACTCACTAAGAGCACTCCTTTTACTCTGAAACCATCATTTTCTAATAATTACGCCCTTGTTACTAATGGTGCTTTGGACAGAGAGAGCATTTCACAGTACAATATAGAAGTAACAGCGACGGATGCAGGTTCCCCTCCTCTGTCCAGTAAAAAGAATATACCTGTGAGCATCACTGATGTGAATGATAACCCACCTGTATTCACTCAGCCCTCCTATAATGTCTATTTAAAAGAGAATGGTGTAGCAGGTTCTATATTATTTTCAGTTTCAGCATCTGATCTGGATTTTGGTGAAAACGCTAAAATCTCTTATTCTATCCTGGACTCTAAAGTGCAGGACgtgtcagtttcatcttatgTTTACATTAACTCAGATAACGGTAGCATCTACAGCATGCTCTCCTTTGACTATGAGAAACTCAAGGTGTTTCAGATTCAGGTCCAGGCAAAGGATCAGGGTTCTCCGTCTCTCAGCACCAACGCCACTGTCCATGTTTTCATCCTGGACCAGAACGATAATGCCCCCGCTGTTATTTACCCCTCCTCCGCTGCCCTGGGCTCCCTCTCTCATCAGAGGATGCCCCGCTCCGCTAAAGCGGGTCACCTGGTCACTAAGGTGACGGCTGTGGACGCGGACTCGGGCCATAACGCCTGGATCTCCTACAAACTGGCGGAGGCCACAGACGCCTCTCTGTTCACTGTCAATCTGTACACAGGGGAGGTGAGGACTAAACGCGCTGTGTCCGAGCAGGACGACTCCTCTCAGAGGCTGCTTATAGAGATCAAGGACGATGGGGAACCGGTCCAGTCCGCCACCGTCACCGTGTCCATCCTGATGGAGGACGCTCTCCATGAGCCCATCTTGGACATCAGACACAAAGTCACTGAGCCCAGCAAGAAAACTGGGAGAATCACCCTTTATTTGATTCTGTCTCTGGCCTCAGTGTCCGTGCTGTCTCTGGTGACTTTTCTCATCTTAGCGGTGAAATGTATCAGAAACAGCAGAAGCAGCGGTAGTTGCTGCATGAGACGGACCGACTGTGATGATTACAAGAACCCCAACAGGAACCTGCAGATTCAGCTCAACACTGATGGACCTATAAAGTATGTGGAGGTCCTGGGAGGAGACATGTTGTCTCAGAGTCAGTCGTTCAGGTCCTGTATGTCTCCGATGTCAGAGTACAGTGATTTCACTCTGATCAAACCCAGCAGCACCACTGACTTTAAGGAAGTGATCAGTGTCCTGGATGCGTCTTTACCCGACAGCACCTGGACCTTTGAGAGTCAACAG CAAAAGCCCCCCAACAATGACTGGCGCTTCACACAGGGACAGAGACCCGGACCCAGTGG TCCCCACATGCCATACGGTACACACATACGATGGACGCCGAAGAGTGGGACAAG GGCAACCGGAGGACCTGAGGTTGCCATGGGAACTGGCCCCTGGCCCCAGCCCCCTACTGAAGCTGAGCAGCTCCAGGCCCTGATGGCTGCAGCGAACG